From one Halothece sp. PCC 7418 genomic stretch:
- the cbiB gene encoding adenosylcobinamide-phosphate synthase CbiB encodes MIDYGATALLISAFVDYLIADPPAFPHPVQVMGSLISFITKTVTHLTKNSTRRRLAGIGLGIGLIFGSGGLVWLILELTQQVSLILRLTLEVILLASCFAGRSLRQAASAVLTPLKNNDIETARTQLSYYVGRDTEGLSSTEISRAVLETVAENTTDGVTAPLFYAIVGLFTVGSVPLAMAYKAASTLDSMVGYQREPLIDIGWFSAKFEDILTWLPCRLTVLTIGLSARQPLKVWRICQRDATKDPSPNAGWSECAYAVVLGVQLGGRNTYQGVIKEKPLLGDPDEPITEEKIEQALHLTRLCFLTWLFLGLILFVFVRGLLTES; translated from the coding sequence ATGATTGATTATGGTGCAACAGCTTTACTAATTTCTGCCTTTGTTGATTATCTAATTGCTGATCCACCAGCTTTTCCTCATCCTGTCCAAGTGATGGGAAGTCTGATTTCCTTTATCACTAAAACCGTTACCCATTTGACTAAGAATTCCACCCGGCGTCGCCTTGCTGGAATCGGTCTGGGAATTGGTTTAATTTTTGGGAGTGGGGGCTTGGTTTGGCTAATCCTTGAACTAACTCAACAAGTCTCTCTCATCCTTCGTTTGACCTTAGAAGTTATTTTACTCGCCAGTTGTTTTGCGGGGCGAAGTTTAAGACAAGCAGCGAGTGCGGTATTAACGCCATTAAAGAATAATGATATTGAAACGGCTCGCACTCAACTGAGTTATTATGTGGGTCGAGATACAGAGGGCTTATCCTCAACAGAAATTTCCCGAGCAGTCTTAGAAACAGTTGCTGAAAATACCACTGATGGCGTAACAGCACCTTTATTTTATGCGATTGTCGGGTTATTCACCGTGGGTAGTGTTCCCCTTGCTATGGCGTATAAAGCAGCAAGCACTCTAGACTCAATGGTTGGGTATCAACGAGAACCGTTGATCGATATCGGGTGGTTTAGTGCTAAATTTGAAGATATTTTGACTTGGCTTCCCTGTCGCCTGACAGTATTGACGATTGGTTTAAGTGCCCGTCAACCCCTTAAAGTGTGGCGAATTTGTCAGCGAGATGCCACAAAAGATCCTAGTCCCAATGCGGGCTGGAGTGAATGTGCTTATGCGGTCGTGTTGGGAGTACAGTTAGGGGGAAGAAATACTTATCAGGGGGTCATCAAAGAAAAGCCTTTATTAGGTGATCCAGATGAACCCATTACAGAGGAAAAAATTGAGCAAGCCTTACACTTAACTCGCCTCTGTTTTCTGACCTGGTTATTCTTAGGGTTGATATTATTTGTTTTCGTGAGGGGGCTTTTAACAGAAAGTTAA
- a CDS encoding RNA polymerase sigma factor, RpoD/SigA family — MPTAKLDQNNDKPIFSADMVRTYLHEIGRVPLLTHEQEIILGKQVQKMMKLIEQKEELEEELGREATDEEWTQKAGISQEELQKAMREGNRAKRKMIEANLRLVVAIAKKYQKRNMEFLDLIQEGTLGLERGVEKFDPTRGYKFSTYAYWWIRQAITRAIAQQARAIRLPIHITEKLNKIKKVQRELAQKLGRNATPTEIAEELGLEPSQIREYLSIARQPISLDVRVGDNQDTELSELLEDDENSPETYLTQESMRQDIDSMLSELTPQQREVLSLRFGLEDGNELSLAKVGKKLNLSRERVRQLEHQALAKLRRRRAGVQEYIAAS; from the coding sequence ATGCCCACTGCAAAACTAGACCAAAACAACGATAAGCCAATCTTTTCTGCTGATATGGTGCGAACCTATCTCCATGAGATCGGTCGTGTTCCCTTGCTAACCCACGAGCAAGAAATCATCTTGGGAAAGCAAGTGCAGAAGATGATGAAGCTAATAGAACAAAAAGAAGAATTAGAAGAAGAGCTGGGACGAGAAGCGACCGACGAAGAATGGACGCAAAAAGCTGGAATTAGCCAAGAAGAGCTACAGAAGGCAATGCGGGAAGGCAATCGCGCCAAACGCAAAATGATTGAGGCAAACTTGCGTTTGGTCGTCGCGATCGCGAAGAAGTACCAAAAGCGTAACATGGAATTCTTGGATTTGATTCAAGAAGGAACGCTCGGGCTCGAACGGGGTGTTGAGAAATTTGACCCCACCCGTGGTTATAAGTTCTCCACCTATGCTTACTGGTGGATTCGCCAAGCTATTACTCGCGCGATCGCGCAACAGGCTCGGGCAATTCGCTTACCGATTCACATTACCGAAAAACTGAACAAAATCAAGAAAGTTCAAAGGGAACTGGCGCAGAAACTGGGGCGAAATGCCACTCCCACCGAAATTGCGGAAGAACTGGGCTTAGAACCCTCGCAAATTCGGGAGTATCTCAGCATTGCTCGGCAACCGATTTCTCTTGATGTGCGTGTCGGGGATAATCAAGACACGGAGCTTTCAGAATTACTAGAAGATGATGAAAACTCCCCTGAGACTTATCTCACCCAAGAGTCCATGCGTCAAGACATTGATTCCATGCTTTCGGAATTAACGCCTCAGCAGCGAGAAGTGCTTTCCTTGCGCTTTGGCTTAGAAGATGGTAACGAGCTTTCCTTGGCAAAAGTTGGCAAAAAACTGAACTTGAGCCGAGAACGAGTCCGTCAACTGGAACATCAAGCCCTCGCTAAACTGCGCCGTCGTCGCGCTGGCGTGCAAGAATATATCGCTGCGAGTTAA
- a CDS encoding ComF family protein, whose amino-acid sequence MLNWSQVSQEILSLFLHPNCPLCGRSAEQVICKNCERQLQQCRLSQAQFKGKGGISVFAWGNYGGLLKRAIAQLKYEKQPQLARPLGSYLAQTWLTMNAATVSRQPIVVPIPLHRKKQTQRGYNQAELIARSFCEITGLRLQAQGLKRVKNTEALFGLNPKEREKAVMEAFQVGKGLKAQQRVILIDDIYTTGTTVQTAQNTLQQGGMKVIAVGAIAASQAESRAKF is encoded by the coding sequence ATGCTCAACTGGAGTCAAGTCTCGCAGGAGATTTTATCGTTATTTTTACATCCTAATTGTCCCTTATGTGGGCGTAGTGCAGAACAGGTGATTTGCAAAAATTGTGAGCGTCAACTGCAACAGTGTCGGTTATCTCAAGCTCAGTTTAAGGGAAAAGGAGGGATTTCTGTATTTGCTTGGGGAAACTATGGGGGATTGCTGAAACGCGCGATCGCGCAACTCAAATATGAAAAGCAGCCTCAATTGGCGCGTCCCTTGGGATCATATCTTGCTCAAACCTGGTTAACGATGAATGCTGCGACTGTGTCTCGTCAGCCAATTGTTGTTCCCATTCCCCTGCATCGCAAAAAACAAACGCAACGGGGGTATAATCAAGCGGAGTTAATTGCTCGTTCCTTCTGTGAAATCACTGGCTTACGATTACAAGCACAGGGTTTAAAGCGGGTCAAAAATACGGAGGCTTTGTTTGGTCTCAACCCGAAAGAACGAGAAAAGGCGGTCATGGAGGCGTTTCAGGTGGGGAAAGGGTTAAAAGCTCAACAGAGGGTAATTTTGATTGATGATATCTACACCACAGGAACAACGGTACAAACTGCTCAAAACACCTTGCAGCAAGGGGGAATGAAGGTCATCGCTGTTGGCGCGATCGCTGCATCACAAGCGGAATCAAGGGCTAAATTTTGA
- a CDS encoding NB-ARC domain-containing protein, which produces MNYTKNSLKNNGKESLIMNSEEAVNLVNIALKQCHRPLLSAIERQILADSWQGITYSGIAQKLNYSPHYIRYLAGKMWKRLSNLFQARMNKETIHHVLYHSQFASYAPFYYYNQLIPLPYYYQPYLYETHLSQAIIDDYYQVIGIFGMIGTGKSTLAQGITQHIGRDFEVVVWHSFQTEKLSFPDWYDQTMLSLTGRSQPSTSLSIKQRINNLINVVKKKRCLLVLDQLEQLFSSRLKTGRYYTKYQPYRDLIQRLVTEKHQSYLIFTSRDHPEDYTRKLKKQSGFYAIQLTGLLGEKSENFLAEFGIKGDPESLQKLWIKYEGNPWALKKAAFEIKKTYSGQLSAFLEDGKFIFGEIIQGFHQEFKRLSNLEKTVLLSLKDECNPFPNQYLYSLNTGLSRDQIDEALQFLAARSLLKISSGFIILSPLFQSYLQTFSTTKIAKIKELTSDQNSSEQAHFSDWKRRVVS; this is translated from the coding sequence ATGAATTATACGAAAAATTCCCTAAAAAATAATGGCAAGGAAAGTCTGATCATGAATAGTGAAGAAGCAGTTAATTTAGTGAATATTGCTCTGAAGCAATGTCACCGTCCTCTTCTCAGCGCGATCGAGCGTCAAATTCTTGCTGACAGTTGGCAGGGAATTACCTATTCAGGAATCGCTCAGAAACTAAATTATAGTCCTCATTATATTCGCTATCTCGCTGGTAAAATGTGGAAGCGTCTTTCTAATTTATTTCAAGCAAGAATGAATAAGGAGACAATACATCATGTTTTATACCACTCTCAGTTCGCATCTTACGCACCCTTTTATTACTATAATCAACTGATTCCTTTACCTTACTATTATCAACCCTACCTTTACGAAACCCATTTGAGCCAAGCCATCATTGATGATTATTATCAGGTCATTGGTATTTTTGGCATGATCGGGACGGGAAAATCCACTTTAGCGCAAGGGATTACGCAACACATTGGGCGCGATTTTGAAGTAGTTGTTTGGCATTCTTTTCAAACGGAAAAACTTTCCTTTCCAGACTGGTATGATCAGACGATGTTGTCTCTAACAGGACGATCACAACCTTCTACTTCTCTCAGTATTAAGCAGAGAATTAATAACTTAATCAACGTGGTTAAAAAAAAGCGTTGTTTATTGGTTCTCGATCAATTAGAACAGCTTTTTTCATCCAGATTAAAAACAGGACGGTATTATACAAAGTATCAACCTTATCGAGATCTAATTCAACGTCTAGTAACAGAAAAGCATCAGAGCTACTTAATTTTTACATCAAGAGATCATCCTGAAGACTATACCAGAAAACTCAAAAAGCAATCTGGTTTTTATGCTATTCAATTAACAGGATTATTAGGAGAAAAGAGTGAAAATTTTTTAGCTGAATTCGGAATAAAGGGAGATCCAGAGTCATTACAGAAGTTATGGATTAAATATGAGGGGAATCCTTGGGCTCTAAAGAAAGCTGCTTTCGAGATTAAAAAAACTTACTCGGGACAGTTATCGGCATTTTTAGAAGATGGAAAGTTTATATTTGGTGAAATCATCCAAGGCTTTCATCAAGAATTTAAGCGTTTATCCAATCTAGAAAAAACGGTACTCTTATCTCTAAAAGACGAATGTAATCCGTTTCCAAACCAATATTTATATTCTCTCAATACGGGGCTATCAAGGGATCAAATTGATGAAGCTCTACAGTTCTTAGCTGCGCGATCGCTGCTGAAAATAAGCTCTGGATTTATTATCCTTTCTCCCCTGTTTCAATCTTATTTACAAACTTTTAGTACAACCAAAATAGCCAAAATTAAAGAACTTACCTCTGACCAAAACTCATCTGAGCAAGCCCATTTTTCTGATTGGAAGCGAAGAGTTGTTTCTTAA
- a CDS encoding AbrB family transcriptional regulator, whose product MAQKKGNPLTGEALLQKVKDLGNLSREEKAKACGYYTETKNGVQRVNMMKFLNALMDAEGIRLDSNGNGQGRGGRSASYKISVQSNGNLLIGAAYTKKMGLKPGDEFEITLGRKHIHLKQVSGFNDEDDLEDEEN is encoded by the coding sequence ATGGCACAAAAAAAAGGAAACCCCTTAACTGGTGAGGCTTTGCTCCAAAAAGTTAAAGATTTGGGAAACCTCAGTAGGGAAGAAAAAGCTAAGGCTTGTGGTTACTACACCGAAACAAAAAACGGTGTCCAACGAGTCAATATGATGAAATTTCTTAATGCTCTAATGGATGCAGAAGGAATTCGCTTAGATAGTAATGGAAATGGGCAAGGGCGCGGTGGGCGTTCAGCAAGTTATAAAATTAGTGTTCAGTCCAATGGCAACTTATTAATTGGGGCTGCTTACACGAAAAAAATGGGCTTGAAACCAGGGGATGAATTTGAAATCACCTTGGGGCGTAAACATATTCATCTTAAACAAGTCAGTGGCTTTAACGATGAAGATGACTTGGAAGATGAGGAGAATTAA
- a CDS encoding cyclic nucleotide-binding domain-containing protein: MTDILLEELTEKDLEWLVSIGEKQDLSAGTMLIQQQKTLSQFYIILQGSLNAVVANNPESVLGRAYSALSSDSELEQELFSLGEGDIAGEGAMLRDVGSPIAIRAETEVSAIAVPCQSLQQQLKKSPEVASRFYRAIALLLLTRYESLLDQFINRKGIQVSPLEETPLIFGELYDSDVDWMIEQGTVQAVPAQTTLIQGGRATDTLYVVLRGVLSISVSEKNPPLSTQCLRS, translated from the coding sequence ATGACAGACATATTGTTGGAAGAGCTTACTGAAAAAGATTTAGAGTGGCTTGTTTCCATCGGTGAGAAGCAAGACCTATCAGCAGGGACGATGTTAATTCAACAGCAGAAGACCCTTAGCCAATTTTATATTATCCTACAAGGCAGTCTGAATGCAGTGGTTGCGAATAACCCAGAAAGTGTTCTCGGACGAGCCTATTCTGCACTGTCCAGTGACTCAGAATTGGAGCAGGAATTATTCTCATTAGGGGAAGGAGATATTGCTGGAGAAGGCGCAATGTTAAGGGATGTGGGTTCTCCGATCGCGATTCGTGCTGAGACGGAGGTGAGTGCCATTGCTGTGCCCTGTCAATCTCTGCAACAGCAGTTGAAAAAATCTCCAGAGGTTGCCTCTCGATTTTATCGCGCGATCGCGCTGCTGTTACTGACCCGTTATGAATCTCTGTTAGACCAGTTTATCAATCGCAAAGGGATTCAAGTGTCTCCTTTAGAAGAAACCCCCTTGATCTTCGGGGAACTGTATGACAGTGACGTGGATTGGATGATCGAACAGGGGACAGTGCAAGCTGTGCCCGCTCAAACCACGTTGATCCAAGGGGGGCGAGCCACCGATACCCTTTATGTTGTCTTGCGAGGTGTGTTGTCGATCTCAGTTAGCGAAAAAAATCCACCGCTCTCAACACAGTGTTTACGAAGTTAA
- a CDS encoding serine/threonine protein kinase: MLSYCIKIKEKLNWYHLETMDELRLKELIHQIKTQLRGNLHIASVDPHNPVVIYHIPQPWEKVGTGNYAAVFSHPDYPEVVVKIYAPDRPGFEEEKEVYQRLGKHPAYSQCFYAEDNCLILKRLQGVTLYDSVNRGLKIPKQVIEDIDSALDYAREQGLFPHDVHGKNVMMWQGKGYVVDVSDFLKLESCSAWDNLKTAYYWLYRPILAPLNLRIPYLLLDGVRSSYRASRSLLDIRRNR, translated from the coding sequence ATGTTATCTTACTGTATTAAAATAAAAGAAAAATTGAACTGGTATCATCTAGAAACAATGGATGAACTGCGCTTAAAGGAACTCATTCACCAAATCAAAACCCAACTCCGAGGAAATCTTCATATTGCAAGCGTTGATCCTCATAATCCTGTTGTTATCTATCATATCCCTCAACCATGGGAAAAAGTCGGAACGGGAAATTATGCAGCAGTTTTTTCTCATCCAGACTATCCCGAAGTCGTTGTTAAAATTTACGCACCCGATCGTCCAGGGTTTGAAGAAGAAAAGGAAGTGTATCAACGTTTAGGGAAGCATCCCGCTTATTCCCAATGTTTTTACGCCGAAGATAATTGCTTGATCCTGAAACGATTACAAGGGGTTACCCTTTATGATAGCGTCAATCGAGGATTGAAAATTCCGAAACAGGTCATTGAAGATATTGATTCCGCCTTAGATTATGCCCGAGAACAAGGCTTATTTCCTCATGATGTCCATGGAAAAAATGTCATGATGTGGCAAGGGAAAGGGTATGTGGTGGATGTGTCTGATTTTCTGAAGCTGGAATCTTGTTCTGCGTGGGATAATTTGAAAACGGCTTATTATTGGCTCTATCGACCGATTCTGGCCCCCCTCAATCTCCGCATTCCTTATTTACTCCTTGATGGCGTGCGCAGTAGTTATCGCGCGTCTCGGAGTTTATTGGATATTCGACGGAATCGCTAA
- a CDS encoding J domain-containing protein, which yields MQEHQDYYTILRLSENATLEEIKRSFRRLARDCHPDLHPNDAKAAERFRLLREAYEVLSDSARRSRYDRRRGTNLSQSEEKASPQVYYVRGVEKILVRDYRGAITALSEAIRLNSRFIEAYLKRCEAYIAIGNERAALEDCQLILRYQPDSAIAYYYRGRARQRLGYADSALKAYTKAIRLDPNFAPSYYYRGVANHELRYRQRAISDWREYTELCKKQGNLQGYRLGMRALSQYSWLPLKFGNRTLEQWWYKGVDSFSPNGNDRNAQAWHQFQHQLAGGMRFLQLSVQTGILTLLQLLKNPVGGILSAYGSLEPKMAMLISFGFIFLAEAGFWVGMSSRFSENEGATFRWLILGMIPIISLFLIIGLTRSLFQASRPWTGDLFMASSAILPLAAFSFCSAFFDLMPNLIVFGLAVFSVSHTILLLYGGCSQLLNLSESLSALIVPTMIIVTTFLTWLGLSIFF from the coding sequence ATGCAAGAACATCAGGATTACTATACAATTCTCCGTCTTTCAGAAAACGCAACTTTGGAAGAAATTAAACGGTCTTTCCGGCGACTTGCTCGGGATTGTCATCCAGATTTACATCCCAATGATGCCAAAGCTGCGGAACGGTTTCGTCTTCTTCGAGAAGCCTACGAAGTTTTAAGTGATTCCGCAAGGCGCAGTCGCTACGACCGTCGTCGCGGTACGAATTTATCCCAGAGTGAGGAAAAAGCCAGCCCTCAAGTGTATTATGTGCGGGGAGTGGAAAAAATTCTGGTGAGAGATTATCGGGGGGCAATTACCGCACTTTCTGAGGCAATTCGGCTCAATAGTCGTTTTATTGAAGCCTATCTGAAACGCTGTGAAGCCTATATTGCGATTGGGAACGAACGGGCTGCTTTAGAAGATTGCCAATTGATTTTAAGATATCAACCAGATAGCGCGATCGCGTATTACTACCGAGGACGAGCTCGTCAACGTCTTGGCTATGCTGACTCGGCTCTCAAAGCCTATACGAAAGCCATCCGCTTAGATCCTAACTTTGCTCCCTCCTACTATTATCGTGGGGTTGCTAACCACGAATTACGCTATCGCCAGCGAGCTATTTCTGATTGGCGAGAGTACACGGAACTGTGCAAGAAACAGGGAAATCTCCAAGGCTACCGACTTGGGATGAGAGCCTTGAGTCAGTACAGTTGGCTGCCCCTGAAATTTGGTAACCGCACCCTAGAACAGTGGTGGTATAAAGGAGTGGACAGTTTTTCTCCCAATGGTAATGACCGCAATGCTCAAGCCTGGCATCAGTTTCAACATCAGTTAGCAGGGGGAATGCGTTTTCTGCAACTGAGTGTACAAACGGGGATTCTGACGTTACTACAACTCTTAAAAAACCCGGTCGGTGGGATTTTATCAGCTTATGGCTCTTTAGAACCTAAAATGGCAATGCTGATTTCTTTTGGGTTTATTTTCTTGGCAGAAGCGGGCTTTTGGGTGGGAATGTCATCTCGGTTTTCGGAGAATGAAGGGGCAACATTCCGTTGGCTCATACTGGGGATGATCCCGATCATCAGTTTATTTCTAATTATTGGGCTCACCCGTTCTCTGTTCCAAGCCTCTCGCCCTTGGACTGGAGATTTATTTATGGCGAGTAGTGCGATTTTACCTTTAGCAGCGTTTTCGTTTTGTAGTGCCTTTTTTGATTTGATGCCAAACCTGATCGTTTTCGGACTTGCTGTTTTTAGCGTCTCCCACACGATTTTACTCCTGTATGGGGGGTGTTCCCAACTTCTTAATCTCTCAGAATCTCTATCAGCACTGATTGTGCCCACGATGATTATTGTGACCACCTTCCTCACTTGGCTGGGACTTTCTATTTTCTTCTAG
- a CDS encoding NFACT family protein, producing the protein MQPVDLTTLRAVCAELRSLWLPARLEQVYQRDRATIALALRTLQGRDWLTLSWHPQAARICIADPPPRTPDTFTFSDQLRHQLQGLALTGIPLISPWERVIDFQFAPRPGDDPLWHLYAEIMGKYSNVILTDAKQQIITAAHQVSPEKSKLRPIQTGQLYEPPPALTGDIPSREESQDRWQEKVSLIPGELKRQLLKTYRGLGPNLVTAMIQRAGLNPQQTTDTLTSENWQTLFQVWQEWLEILETEQFQPGWTENGFTVLGWGMIEAVSSVQVLLKTYYSEQLNQQSFQQLHHQLLQKVGSLIKKQVQKQQTFQERLQQSDDAEMERQRGDLLMAYSYQWQPGQTSMELPDFETGELVKIPLNPEKNAVQNAQAYYKRHQKLKRARQAVEPLLEETNREIKYLQQVEAALQQLERYQKDEDLQTLKEIQEELIEQGYIIPQRERGSTEEAQPITYKTPSGYEVLIGRNNRQNDQLTFRTAVDYDLWFHSQEIPGSHVLLRLPPGAVPDQNDLQFVANIAAYYSRARESQQVPVIYTKPKYVYKPKGAKPGMALYDHETVIWGYPEMVADRIIEK; encoded by the coding sequence ATGCAGCCTGTTGATTTAACCACTCTCCGAGCCGTTTGTGCAGAACTACGAAGTCTTTGGCTACCAGCCCGTTTAGAACAAGTGTATCAGCGCGATCGCGCGACCATTGCCCTAGCCCTCCGCACCCTGCAAGGACGAGACTGGTTAACCCTCTCTTGGCATCCCCAAGCTGCAAGAATTTGTATTGCCGATCCCCCACCACGGACACCAGATACCTTCACCTTTAGCGACCAACTCCGCCATCAACTGCAAGGGTTAGCCCTCACTGGGATTCCTCTCATTTCCCCATGGGAACGGGTAATTGACTTTCAGTTTGCCCCTCGCCCTGGGGATGACCCCCTATGGCATCTCTACGCCGAAATCATGGGCAAATATAGCAATGTCATTCTCACCGATGCTAAGCAACAAATTATCACTGCAGCCCACCAAGTCAGCCCTGAAAAATCGAAACTGCGTCCCATTCAAACTGGACAACTGTACGAACCCCCACCCGCCCTCACGGGTGACATCCCCAGTCGTGAAGAATCACAAGACCGTTGGCAAGAAAAAGTCAGTCTGATCCCAGGAGAACTGAAACGACAACTGCTTAAAACTTATCGCGGGTTAGGCCCCAATCTCGTTACTGCGATGATCCAACGAGCGGGCTTAAACCCGCAACAAACCACAGATACTCTCACCTCTGAAAACTGGCAAACCTTATTTCAAGTCTGGCAAGAATGGTTAGAGATTCTCGAAACCGAACAATTCCAACCGGGATGGACAGAAAACGGCTTTACCGTTCTCGGTTGGGGAATGATAGAAGCCGTGTCTTCCGTGCAAGTTCTCCTCAAAACTTACTATAGCGAACAACTCAATCAACAGAGCTTTCAACAACTACATCATCAACTGCTGCAAAAAGTGGGTAGTTTGATCAAAAAACAAGTTCAGAAACAACAAACCTTTCAGGAACGCCTCCAACAGTCAGACGATGCAGAAATGGAACGGCAACGAGGGGATTTACTCATGGCATATTCCTATCAATGGCAACCCGGACAAACCAGTATGGAATTGCCTGATTTTGAAACGGGGGAGTTAGTTAAGATTCCCCTCAACCCTGAAAAAAATGCCGTGCAGAATGCCCAAGCCTACTATAAACGCCATCAAAAACTGAAACGCGCCCGCCAGGCTGTAGAACCCCTTTTAGAAGAAACCAATCGTGAAATTAAGTATTTGCAGCAAGTAGAAGCAGCCCTCCAGCAATTAGAACGCTATCAAAAAGATGAAGATTTACAAACCCTAAAAGAAATTCAAGAAGAATTGATTGAACAGGGGTATATTATCCCGCAACGAGAACGGGGGAGCACCGAAGAAGCGCAACCGATCACCTATAAAACTCCCAGTGGTTACGAAGTCTTAATCGGGCGAAACAACCGACAAAATGATCAACTGACGTTTCGGACTGCCGTTGATTACGATTTATGGTTTCATTCTCAAGAAATTCCAGGGAGTCATGTTTTATTACGATTACCCCCAGGAGCAGTTCCTGATCAAAATGATTTGCAATTTGTTGCTAATATTGCAGCTTATTATTCCCGCGCCCGAGAAAGTCAACAAGTTCCTGTGATTTATACTAAACCTAAGTATGTTTATAAACCGAAAGGCGCAAAACCAGGGATGGCACTTTACGATCATGAAACCGTAATTTGGGGGTATCCAGAAATGGTTGCTGATCGTATCATTGAAAAGTGA
- a CDS encoding Rrf2 family transcriptional regulator, whose amino-acid sequence MKLTTRGHYSVKALLDLSLHSRLGPTSAGAIAQRQGLPPAYLEKLLIAMRKAGLVQSVRGAQGGYQLAREPQEIFLGQILEAVGETIDPLPRHTPDAEQTEDWVTYSLWRQLYQKLKEALYSISLADLYYDARSWQAAQGEETNFVV is encoded by the coding sequence ATGAAATTGACGACTCGTGGACACTATAGCGTTAAAGCATTACTGGATTTAAGTTTACACTCACGTCTCGGTCCCACGTCTGCTGGCGCGATCGCGCAACGCCAAGGATTACCACCAGCTTATTTAGAAAAACTGTTGATTGCAATGCGGAAAGCAGGTTTAGTCCAGTCTGTCAGGGGAGCGCAAGGGGGTTATCAACTCGCCCGAGAACCCCAAGAGATTTTTTTAGGGCAAATTCTAGAAGCAGTTGGTGAGACAATTGACCCTTTACCTCGTCATACTCCTGATGCTGAACAAACAGAAGATTGGGTTACTTATAGCCTCTGGCGACAACTGTATCAAAAATTAAAAGAAGCCTTATATAGTATTAGTCTTGCTGATTTATATTATGATGCTCGGAGTTGGCAAGCAGCCCAAGGGGAAGAAACAAATTTTGTGGTTTAA
- a CDS encoding DUF3298 and DUF4163 domain-containing protein, giving the protein MKLQNSLSLLCILLLISCGDQIKNQSFQSSGNSPFILTEQPNLTIKISEQKWQTGNCEAEGKPCFEITVNYPQFQGSNDEILKRVNRSIQEQVLQSISDYNFSEDDENKQQDLDQIVEAIFLDFNQTFQDATMQVANHWTIELTGEQISETENTITVVLSEYSYMGGAHPNSYQTYLNFNKKTGDIIQLKDLITEEETVLEVAEKRFREVYDVAPNRPLTEAGLFENQLTLPENFAITQEGLLFFYNTYEIAPYAAGRYQFTIPRQQLPVTK; this is encoded by the coding sequence ATGAAACTTCAAAATAGTCTGAGTTTACTTTGTATTCTTCTCCTTATTTCCTGTGGAGATCAGATCAAAAATCAGTCTTTTCAATCATCGGGTAATTCTCCTTTTATCCTCACAGAACAACCAAACTTGACAATTAAAATCAGTGAACAAAAATGGCAAACTGGAAACTGTGAAGCAGAGGGAAAACCATGTTTTGAAATTACTGTCAATTATCCCCAATTCCAAGGGAGCAATGATGAAATTTTGAAAAGAGTTAATCGATCCATTCAAGAGCAAGTCCTCCAGTCAATCAGTGATTACAACTTTTCTGAGGATGATGAAAATAAGCAGCAAGATTTAGATCAAATTGTTGAAGCAATTTTTCTTGATTTTAACCAAACTTTTCAGGATGCAACCATGCAGGTGGCGAATCATTGGACAATTGAATTAACTGGAGAACAAATCAGCGAAACCGAAAATACAATTACTGTTGTCCTGTCGGAGTATTCTTATATGGGGGGTGCTCATCCCAATTCTTATCAAACTTATCTCAATTTTAATAAAAAAACTGGAGATATTATTCAACTAAAAGATCTGATTACGGAAGAAGAAACAGTTCTTGAAGTGGCTGAAAAAAGATTTCGAGAAGTCTATGATGTCGCACCGAATCGACCGTTAACTGAAGCAGGCTTATTTGAAAATCAACTGACCTTACCCGAAAATTTTGCCATTACGCAAGAAGGATTACTCTTCTTTTATAACACCTATGAAATTGCTCCTTATGCAGCAGGAAGATATCAGTTTACAATCCCTCGGCAACAGTTACCAGTGACCAAATAA